A part of Acipenser ruthenus chromosome 12, fAciRut3.2 maternal haplotype, whole genome shotgun sequence genomic DNA contains:
- the LOC117416578 gene encoding DNA-directed RNA polymerase II subunit RPB4-like, which yields MAAGGSTNVGQVGDVEEDASQLLFPKEFENAETLLNSEVHMLLEHRKQQNESAEDEQELSEVFMKTLNYTARFSRFKNRETIASVRSLLLQKKLHKFELASLANLCPEAAEEAKALVPSLEGRFEDEELQQILDDIQTKRSFQY from the exons ATGGCGGCTGGAGGCAGCACCAACGTCGGGCAAGTCGGCGATGTGGAGGAAGACGCATCCCAGCTTCTCTTTCCAAAAG AGTTTGAGAACGCAGAGACGCTGCTGAACTCGGAGGTGCACATGCTACTGGAGCATCGCAAGCAGCAGAACGAGAGCGCAGAGGATGAGCAGGAGCTGTCTGAGGTCTTTATGAAGACCCTCAACTACACGGCTCGCTTCAGCCGCTTCAAGAACAGGGAGACCATCGCCAGCGTCCGGAG TCTCCTGCTCCAGAAGAAGCTTCACAAGTTTGAGTTGGCCAGTTTGGCTAATCTGTGCCCAGAGGCAGCTGAGGAGGCCAAGGCTCTcgttcccag TCTGGAAGGCCGCTTTGAAGACGAGGAGCTCCAGCAAATCCTGGATGACATTCAGACCAAGAGGAGCTTCCAGTATTAG
- the LOC117416576 gene encoding vesicle transport protein SFT2C-like: protein MADINRQLQEYLAQSKSGGKAGSSSASSTIDIGDTESPSSGSGTWFGRWSSPFSGSGSTPGVSWPWSSEPDSCLPGMSRSQRLLGFGICVAMSVLCFGLSALYAPLLLLKARKFALLWSLGSVFALVGAAILRGPSKLLATPSPGAALYLTALTGTLYAALSLHSTVLTALGAALQIAAIAGYIISLIPGGSTGIRFLGGMVASAIKRTVSRKTLPI, encoded by the coding sequence ATGGCTGATATAAACAGACAGTTGCAGGAGTACCTGGCTCAGTCGAAAAGCGGGGGTAAAGCTGGGTCATCATCGGCTTCGAGCACCATCGATATTGGAGATACCGAGTCTCCGAGTTCAGGGAGTGGAACTTGGTTCGGCCGATGGTCGAGTCCGTTTTCTGGATCAGGATCAACCCCCGGTGTTTCCTGGCCGTGGTCTAGTGAACCAGACTCGTGTCTTCCCGGTATGAGCCGTTCGCAAAGACTGCTTGGCTTTGGAATCTGCGTTGCGATGTCGGTTCTTTGTTTCGGGCTGTCTGCTCTCTACGCGCCGTTGCTGCTTTTGAAGGCCCGCAAGTTCGCTCTGCTGTGGTCGCTGGGTTCTGTGTTCGCCCTGGTTGGTGCTGCGATACTGCGGGGACCCAGTAAGTTGTTAGCTACCCCATCCCCGGGTGCCGCCCTGTACCTCACTGCTCTAACGGGCACCCTGTACGCTGCCCTCAGCCTCCACAGCACCGTCCTCACCGCCCTCGGCGCTGCCCTGCAGATAGCAGCGATCGCCGGATACATTATCTCCTTGATCCCTGGAGGAAGCACTGGGATCCGGTTTCTTGGTGGAATGGTAGCCTCCGCTATCAAGCGCACGGTCTCCCGCAAGACATTACCCATCTGA